Proteins encoded in a region of the Metamycoplasma alkalescens genome:
- a CDS encoding NAD(P)H-dependent glycerol-3-phosphate dehydrogenase, translating into MKQKIAILGSGAMGTACANVLSENNHDVIIYGINQEELNDLATGYNHKYFATKLVSKFNTSNDLKKTLENVNYVIIAIPTKFIPDVFYQVINLVKKQTIIVNLSKGFWPNSNDFIHTRMEKLATKNKKIQGVVSLIGPSFAIDIVNKNITIINAVSNNINLAKKVKKIFSNQWFGVAITNDVIGAEIGSTFKNVLAIGSGLIAGMGYSTNTQTAFLTYGLKEIKNYALYCNANIDTVYDLCGLGDLMLTGLFEKSRNYMYGKNFFKNKLDDNFVTVEGLYALKYIYKQIKNNKSIKLPLIESLYKIIYNKVEPRKIITKLMKEI; encoded by the coding sequence ATGAAACAAAAAATTGCAATTTTAGGTAGTGGTGCGATGGGAACTGCTTGTGCCAATGTCCTTAGTGAAAACAATCATGATGTGATTATTTATGGTATTAATCAAGAAGAACTAAATGATTTAGCAACTGGATATAATCATAAATATTTTGCCACAAAATTAGTTAGCAAATTTAATACATCAAATGACTTAAAAAAAACTCTTGAAAATGTAAATTATGTAATTATTGCAATTCCAACAAAATTTATTCCTGATGTTTTTTACCAGGTAATTAATTTAGTTAAAAAGCAAACAATTATTGTTAATTTATCCAAAGGTTTTTGACCTAATTCAAATGATTTTATTCATACAAGAATGGAAAAATTAGCTACAAAAAATAAGAAAATTCAAGGAGTAGTTTCATTAATTGGACCATCTTTTGCAATTGATATAGTTAATAAAAACATCACAATTATTAATGCAGTTTCAAATAATATAAACTTGGCAAAAAAAGTTAAAAAAATTTTTTCAAATCAATGGTTTGGTGTTGCAATTACAAATGATGTAATTGGCGCTGAAATTGGTTCAACTTTTAAAAATGTTTTAGCAATTGGTTCTGGATTGATTGCTGGCATGGGATATTCAACAAATACACAAACAGCTTTTTTAACATATGGGTTAAAAGAAATTAAAAACTATGCATTATATTGTAATGCAAACATTGATACAGTTTATGACCTATGTGGATTGGGTGATTTGATGTTAACAGGCTTATTTGAAAAATCAAGAAATTATATGTATGGCAAGAATTTTTTTAAAAATAAGCTTGATGACAATTTTGTCACTGTTGAAGGTTTATATGCTCTAAAATATATTTATAAACAAATAAAAAACAATAAATCAATAAAACTACCATTAATTGAAAGTCTTTATAAAATCATATATAATAAAGTTGAACCAAGGAAAATAATTACCAAACTAATGAAAGAAATCTAA